One segment of Methanolinea mesophila DNA contains the following:
- a CDS encoding chloride channel protein, with amino-acid sequence MKIPRLRGPMPSGKFFVVALLLFLVTTGAMVVFLAAQTTVTGFIWQGTRYSPFFILAMTILGGLVVGLTLRHFGDHVGLLQQTLFMFRESGRFEPKYLPGGLLAIFLSLIFGASLGPEMAAVDMGGSVGTWSGDKTKDTTKNIRILSLIGISGALVGFGVFLGATATTSGALYPVPSYAEFIPIDLLYAAVLGLIGGVAGLALVYSYRIFSRAMTPLAGRPVLRGVLGGLVLGLLGIAAPLILFSGQYEFQTVLIEGAALGAATLFLLVVAKILASTWCMATIFKGGPIFPLIFAGGTLGMAISLVFPVIPLTVGITAVMAGMIVCILKSPFVVIPLLILIFFQWGIILVVIVATLVGYLVTKNVYMVPRPKSGTGR; translated from the coding sequence ATGAAAATTCCCCGCCTACGCGGACCCATGCCCTCGGGGAAGTTTTTCGTGGTCGCACTACTCCTGTTCCTGGTCACTACAGGCGCAATGGTGGTATTCCTTGCCGCCCAGACGACAGTGACAGGATTCATCTGGCAGGGGACCCGGTACAGTCCGTTCTTCATCCTGGCGATGACGATCCTCGGGGGACTTGTGGTCGGACTGACACTCCGGCATTTTGGCGATCATGTCGGGCTTCTCCAGCAGACCCTGTTCATGTTCCGGGAGTCGGGGAGGTTCGAACCAAAGTACCTCCCCGGGGGGCTGCTTGCGATATTCTTATCCCTGATCTTCGGCGCAAGCCTCGGACCCGAGATGGCGGCCGTCGATATGGGCGGGAGCGTGGGGACCTGGTCCGGTGATAAAACGAAGGATACGACAAAAAATATCAGAATACTGAGCCTGATCGGGATCAGCGGAGCCCTGGTCGGGTTCGGGGTATTCCTGGGGGCGACCGCGACCACGTCCGGAGCGCTGTATCCTGTTCCTTCCTATGCGGAGTTCATTCCGATCGACCTCCTCTATGCCGCCGTGCTTGGTCTCATAGGGGGTGTCGCCGGTCTCGCATTGGTATATTCTTACCGTATCTTCTCCCGCGCGATGACCCCCCTGGCCGGGAGACCGGTTCTCCGGGGAGTTCTCGGCGGACTTGTGCTGGGCCTCCTGGGTATTGCTGCTCCGCTGATCCTCTTCTCCGGTCAGTATGAATTCCAGACGGTACTCATCGAGGGGGCTGCGCTCGGGGCGGCCACGTTGTTTCTCCTGGTGGTGGCGAAGATCCTCGCGAGTACATGGTGCATGGCCACGATATTCAAAGGCGGCCCAATCTTTCCCCTGATTTTTGCCGGTGGGACCCTCGGGATGGCAATAAGCCTCGTATTTCCCGTCATCCCGCTGACGGTTGGCATCACCGCGGTCATGGCAGGAATGATCGTCTGCATCCTCAAGTCACCATTCGTGGTGATCCCGCTCCTTATCCTCATCTTTTTCCAGTGGGGGATCATCCTCGTCGTGATCGTGGCCACGCTGGTAGGCTACCTGGTCACGAAGAATGTGTATATGGTCCCGCGTCCCAAGTCCGGAACCGGGCGGTAG